A genomic stretch from Shewanella sediminis HAW-EB3 includes:
- a CDS encoding TraR/DksA C4-type zinc finger protein translates to MKQAELTLPQKRQLLSQLEAQLIELEQEVIAIHSRGAPVQLDQQAVGRVSRIDAIQQQQMAQANETQMSQQLLRIKQILLDPDEYGFCHECGESIGIGRLTIHPTAELCIQCQGELENL, encoded by the coding sequence TTGAAGCAAGCCGAACTGACATTACCTCAAAAAAGGCAGTTATTGAGCCAGCTCGAGGCGCAGCTCATCGAGCTTGAGCAAGAGGTCATCGCTATTCACAGTCGTGGTGCGCCGGTACAACTCGACCAACAAGCCGTCGGGCGGGTGTCACGTATCGATGCCATACAGCAGCAACAGATGGCCCAGGCCAATGAGACTCAGATGAGTCAACAACTCCTGCGTATCAAGCAGATCCTTCTCGACCCCGATGAGTATGGGTTCTGCCACGAGTGTGGAGAGAGTATCGGCATAGGCAGGCTCACTATTCATCCCACAGCAGAGCTCTGCATTCAATGCCAGGGGGAATTAGAAAACCTTTAA
- a CDS encoding cation:proton antiporter, translated as MRFLYLVLVLLVTTRIFAVIAKRLKLPPIVGELVSGIALGYFLYHFQDVFPLLWEVTQGEAFEALADLGMFFLMLLAGVRMSPLDFKKTSSSAPAVAFGGMLVPIISGTLIGLMFFPESPFKMVQSWFLGTALAITAVPVTIRMLMEFNKLDTAEGKTIVAAALWDDLLSLFILALLLATINNGGTLSFTPDLWLPLLGKVILFFAITIPVGHYLFPLIGSRLKATEIPDIDFSMLLIAALAYAVLAEMLDLHFIIGAFVAGMFFHPAVVKQEIYDRVDEQTSGITSGFLAPIFFVSIGFHLDLTALASIPGFVTLLIIVALLSKLVGAGVCARATGHDTQESLRIGVAMSGRGAVEIVLAGVALRAGLFNHPDPTPSIITGLFSAIVIMAIVTSIVTPLILAFLIRWQERSGP; from the coding sequence ATGCGCTTTCTATATTTAGTTCTTGTATTGTTGGTGACGACTCGAATATTTGCCGTGATCGCCAAACGCCTAAAACTACCGCCCATTGTTGGTGAATTGGTGTCGGGGATAGCGCTTGGTTATTTTCTTTACCACTTTCAAGACGTGTTTCCACTGCTATGGGAGGTAACCCAAGGGGAAGCATTTGAGGCCCTGGCCGATCTCGGCATGTTTTTCCTGATGCTATTAGCGGGTGTACGCATGAGCCCGCTGGACTTTAAGAAAACTTCCAGCTCGGCGCCTGCTGTAGCCTTTGGGGGCATGCTGGTGCCCATCATCTCCGGTACATTAATAGGCTTGATGTTCTTCCCTGAATCCCCCTTTAAGATGGTTCAGAGCTGGTTTTTAGGCACAGCCTTGGCGATCACAGCAGTACCGGTAACGATTCGTATGCTGATGGAGTTTAACAAACTGGATACGGCAGAGGGTAAAACCATTGTCGCGGCAGCACTTTGGGACGATCTGTTAAGCCTGTTTATTCTGGCACTCCTGCTAGCCACCATAAACAATGGCGGCACTCTATCTTTTACTCCGGATCTCTGGCTGCCATTGCTGGGCAAAGTGATCCTCTTCTTCGCTATCACCATACCTGTCGGACACTACCTGTTCCCACTTATCGGTAGTCGCCTCAAGGCCACAGAAATTCCTGACATCGATTTCAGTATGCTGTTGATCGCCGCACTGGCATATGCGGTACTCGCAGAGATGCTGGATCTACACTTTATTATCGGCGCCTTTGTCGCGGGCATGTTTTTTCACCCGGCTGTAGTAAAGCAGGAGATTTATGATCGTGTAGATGAGCAAACCTCCGGTATTACGTCCGGTTTCCTTGCGCCAATTTTTTTCGTGTCGATAGGCTTTCATCTGGACTTAACCGCACTGGCATCGATACCAGGGTTCGTCACTCTGCTCATCATAGTTGCCTTACTAAGTAAGTTAGTCGGAGCCGGAGTATGTGCACGGGCCACCGGCCATGATACTCAAGAGTCGCTACGCATAGGAGTGGCAATGAGTGGCCGGGGAGCGGTTGAGATCGTTTTGGCCGGCGTCGCCTTGCGAGCCGGATTATTCAACCATCCAGACCCTACGCCATCGATTATCACCGGATTGTTCTCAGCTATCGTCATCATGGCGATAGTGACCAGTATTGTGACACCGCTGATATTAGCCTTTTTGATCCGCTGGCAGGAGAGGAGTGGACCATAA
- a CDS encoding TlpA family protein disulfide reductase: MRRRIKKFIKNRPFIASAAFLMMSLGHANPAVASAKKIKLYEPKSRQVAPKLHLNDLQGETYSLNSHEGEVRIINFWSSWCGPCIKEMPSLSGLHKEFKGDGLQVVAVAVGESLHDVRAFKQTSGINLPMLVDEDKAASDDWGVFAVPISYIIDQKGYIAARVVGEYDWESDEMKQLLNKVSQEPGSG; this comes from the coding sequence ATGAGACGACGTATTAAGAAGTTTATCAAAAACAGGCCATTTATCGCTTCCGCAGCCTTTTTGATGATGTCTCTGGGTCACGCCAACCCCGCGGTGGCATCAGCAAAGAAGATCAAACTCTATGAGCCCAAGTCCCGGCAGGTGGCCCCGAAGCTGCATCTCAATGATCTTCAGGGGGAAACCTACTCTCTGAATAGTCATGAGGGGGAGGTGCGTATCATTAACTTTTGGTCGAGTTGGTGTGGACCCTGTATCAAGGAGATGCCATCTTTATCCGGTCTGCACAAGGAGTTTAAGGGAGATGGACTTCAGGTCGTGGCTGTTGCTGTAGGGGAGTCATTGCATGATGTTAGAGCGTTTAAGCAGACTTCAGGCATCAACTTGCCCATGTTGGTCGATGAAGATAAAGCTGCCAGTGATGACTGGGGCGTATTTGCGGTCCCTATCAGCTACATCATAGATCAGAAGGGATATATCGCTGCCAGAGTCGTGGGGGAATACGACTGGGAAAGTGATGAAATGAAGCAACTGCTGAACAAGGTGAGCCAGGAACCCGGTAGTGGGTAG
- a CDS encoding ABC transporter ATP-binding protein, which translates to MTEQIVQLKGVSKEFIDGGQHHRVLDNLDLTLSRGETIALTGASGSGKSTLLNLIAGFEYPNSGELILLDDNTAAWKDHRWSQFRHQQLGVVFQQFNLLTPLNVRDNIAFPLRMNRKPWSPWCDNLVDCLGLTSLLNRHVDALSGGQQQRVAIARALAHQPALLLADEPTGNLDQSASQEVMSLLKTLASEQQTTVLMVTHSLECASFMERRWHLELGRIHE; encoded by the coding sequence ATGACCGAGCAGATTGTTCAACTCAAAGGGGTTAGCAAAGAGTTTATCGATGGCGGGCAACACCACCGGGTGCTCGATAACCTCGACCTGACGCTGAGCAGGGGCGAGACCATAGCCCTCACCGGTGCCAGTGGTAGCGGCAAGAGTACCCTACTCAACCTGATAGCAGGTTTCGAATATCCCAACTCGGGTGAACTGATTTTACTCGATGACAATACGGCAGCATGGAAAGACCATCGCTGGAGTCAATTTCGTCATCAACAACTGGGTGTCGTGTTCCAGCAATTTAACCTTCTAACACCGCTTAACGTCAGAGATAACATCGCCTTCCCCTTAAGGATGAACCGTAAACCCTGGAGCCCTTGGTGCGATAACCTCGTCGATTGTTTGGGGTTAACTTCTCTACTGAATCGACACGTCGATGCCCTATCCGGTGGTCAACAGCAACGTGTTGCTATCGCCAGAGCCCTGGCCCACCAACCCGCACTACTGCTAGCCGATGAGCCCACGGGAAATCTGGATCAGAGCGCCAGCCAGGAGGTGATGTCACTGCTAAAAACCTTAGCGAGCGAACAGCAAACCACAGTGCTCATGGTCACCCACTCTCTCGAGTGCGCCAGTTTCATGGAGAGACGCTGGCATCTGGAGTTGGGACGTATCCATGAATAG
- a CDS encoding ABC transporter permease, protein MNRQLLLSCRLCLSTFSAHYRQSPLQAGSILIGIILAVTLLIGVRATNESAIASYSDVTELLSQQAHYSIVPIVGSKRLDESLYFDLRTQGFSNALAVVQGILTDQNNRRWLVQGSDLIAALTALSSNVKHENKTNSKTNSSKSNHTEADLQASRPTLLKNELPLAALISGAPMVLMSQDQAKQFTTETPFTLNGVKLEVVGVDDTMNLGNRLLMDISLAQTLLGRQGSLSYIALFGDITKQRGQIEALIEGRGELNERDGGESMTALTDSFHLNLSAMSLLAFVVGLFIAYNGVRYSLLKRQRLLTQLQQQGVAKAPLMLALCFELLLLVIVGSVLGFVLGLQLSHWLQPMVSVTLEQLYGANILPGRWQWSWLLQAMLLTFIAALLACASLLIDLIRQPLGRNSNAFCRVRSAAKTQKIQIITASLLALFAAILMPLSQDYQLTMSLLGLVVIAIPLSLPWCLARLVSWLNLMVPKGLIGYQIAETKELLPPLSLAMMAMLLALTANISMNTLVGSFEITLKNWLDARLHAELYLRPGDTQMQEVVASLEDNPKIDSVYKQWNLISKVSNHPTYLLTRDPVSIKRTTVLKSAIDDLWPDFFAGKHLLMSEPLSLKLGLELGDRVTIAALDDASLTLGGIYFDYGNPYGEIILAPVIWQNSGFNDTPTSLGLATSEDIDTLKLELQQKFSLSDSQIYSQERIKRQAIAMFKRTFSITQVLNSLTLLVAAVGLFSASFLLTQARMAPMARLYCLGVSRRQLGFMVFSQMWLIVLLTCLVALPTGAILGYLLINKITLQAFGWTINMVWDWQAYGQVVLLALLATTIAIALPLFKLIRKPLISSLQSDLL, encoded by the coding sequence ATGAATAGGCAACTGCTATTGAGTTGCAGGCTATGCTTATCGACCTTCAGTGCACACTATCGCCAATCCCCGCTGCAGGCGGGCTCGATATTAATCGGCATAATACTCGCGGTCACGCTGCTCATCGGTGTTCGTGCCACCAACGAAAGTGCCATCGCCAGTTATAGCGATGTCACAGAACTGTTGAGTCAGCAGGCCCATTACTCAATAGTCCCAATCGTTGGCAGCAAACGGCTCGATGAATCGCTCTATTTTGATCTCAGAACTCAGGGGTTCAGTAACGCCCTTGCGGTAGTTCAGGGGATATTGACCGACCAGAACAATCGCCGCTGGCTGGTGCAAGGAAGCGATCTTATTGCGGCGCTCACCGCGCTATCAAGCAATGTTAAACATGAGAATAAAACTAATAGTAAAACCAATAGCAGTAAATCGAATCACACCGAAGCGGACCTTCAAGCTTCCCGGCCGACTCTACTGAAAAATGAACTCCCACTTGCAGCCCTGATAAGCGGCGCCCCCATGGTGCTGATGAGTCAAGATCAGGCTAAGCAGTTCACCACAGAAACCCCTTTTACGCTAAACGGCGTGAAGCTTGAGGTGGTTGGCGTCGACGATACGATGAATCTGGGCAACCGTCTGCTGATGGATATCTCTCTGGCTCAGACGCTATTGGGCCGCCAGGGAAGTCTGAGTTACATTGCACTTTTTGGCGATATCACAAAACAGAGAGGGCAGATAGAGGCACTCATCGAAGGCCGTGGGGAGCTAAACGAACGCGATGGCGGAGAGAGCATGACGGCCCTGACCGACAGCTTTCATCTTAATCTCAGTGCCATGAGCCTGCTGGCCTTCGTTGTAGGTCTGTTTATCGCCTATAACGGTGTACGTTACAGCCTGTTAAAAAGACAGAGGTTGCTCACTCAGTTGCAACAACAGGGCGTCGCCAAGGCCCCCTTGATGCTGGCACTTTGCTTCGAGCTGTTGCTACTGGTGATAGTGGGGTCGGTGCTGGGGTTTGTTTTAGGCTTACAGCTCAGCCACTGGTTACAACCTATGGTGTCTGTCACCCTCGAGCAGCTATATGGCGCCAATATCTTACCGGGCAGATGGCAGTGGAGCTGGCTACTGCAAGCTATGCTGCTGACTTTTATCGCCGCCCTGCTCGCCTGTGCTTCATTGCTTATCGATCTCATCAGGCAACCTTTAGGGCGTAACAGTAACGCATTCTGCCGGGTAAGAAGCGCCGCAAAGACGCAGAAGATTCAAATTATCACAGCGTCATTATTGGCTCTCTTTGCGGCGATATTGATGCCACTTAGCCAGGATTATCAATTGACCATGTCACTGTTGGGGTTAGTGGTTATCGCTATTCCTCTGTCGCTGCCATGGTGTCTTGCTCGGCTGGTCTCCTGGCTTAACCTGATGGTTCCTAAGGGACTTATCGGCTATCAGATTGCCGAAACAAAAGAGTTACTCCCGCCACTTTCCCTGGCCATGATGGCCATGTTGCTGGCCCTGACCGCCAATATATCGATGAACACCTTAGTCGGCAGTTTCGAGATCACCCTCAAAAATTGGCTCGATGCGAGACTCCATGCCGAACTTTACCTCAGACCCGGCGATACACAGATGCAGGAGGTGGTCGCCTCCCTCGAAGACAACCCTAAAATCGACTCAGTCTATAAACAGTGGAATCTGATAAGTAAGGTATCAAACCACCCTACCTATCTGCTGACTCGTGACCCGGTATCGATCAAGCGCACCACAGTGCTAAAAAGCGCAATCGATGATCTGTGGCCGGACTTTTTTGCCGGTAAACACCTGCTGATGAGTGAGCCTTTGTCACTCAAACTTGGACTGGAGTTGGGGGACAGAGTCACCATTGCGGCACTGGATGATGCGAGCCTTACTCTGGGAGGGATCTATTTCGATTACGGTAACCCCTATGGCGAGATAATCCTGGCTCCTGTGATATGGCAAAACTCAGGTTTTAACGACACCCCCACCAGCCTGGGATTGGCTACCAGTGAAGATATCGACACTCTGAAACTCGAGCTACAGCAAAAGTTCTCCCTCAGTGATAGTCAGATCTACAGTCAGGAGAGAATAAAGCGGCAGGCGATCGCCATGTTTAAGCGCACCTTCTCCATCACTCAGGTGCTCAACAGTCTCACCCTGCTTGTCGCCGCCGTTGGCCTATTCAGTGCCAGCTTTTTACTTACCCAGGCACGCATGGCTCCGATGGCGAGACTCTACTGTCTGGGTGTATCGAGGCGCCAATTAGGTTTTATGGTATTTAGCCAGATGTGGCTCATCGTGCTGTTAACTTGCCTGGTCGCCCTACCGACGGGAGCGATACTCGGTTATCTGCTTATTAATAAGATCACCCTGCAGGCATTTGGTTGGACTATTAATATGGTGTGGGATTGGCAAGCCTATGGCCAAGTGGTACTGCTTGCGCTATTGGCAACGACCATAGCCATCGCTCTCCCCCTCTTTAAGCTAATCCGTAAACCTCTGATCTCCAGCCTACAGAGTGACCTGTTATGA